The genome window TGGCGCGCGCAGGGAGATCTCGTGGCCGGGCTGATCGACGTCCTGGACGACCTGACGCGCTTCGCGCACGTCGACCCGGCGACGACCGATGCCCGCACCGTGGTGGAGGGGGTGGGGATGGTCGAGAAGAAGCTCTTCAAGTCGCTCGCCGGACACGGGCTCGAGGTGGTGAACCCCGTGGAGCATCCGTTCGACCCCGCGCTGCACGAGGCGATCACGACCACCCCCGCTCTCAGCGAGGAGGAAGACCACATGGTGGCGCAGGTCTTCCAGCTCGGGTACGTCTTTCGCGGGCAGCTGCTGCGTCCGGCGCGCGTGGTCGTGAAGCAGTGGAACGGGTGAGCCGCCGTTAGGCACGCATGGCACCCACCAAGGACTACTACGCGGTACTCGGCGTCCCGTCGACGGCGTCGGCCGAAGAGATCAAGAAGCAGTATCGCCGCCTGGCCAAGAAGTACCACCCGGACGCGAATCCCAACGATCCGAAGGCGTCGGACCGCTTCAAGGAGATCTCGGAGGCGTACCAGACCGTAGGTGACGCCGAGAAGCGCAAGCAATACGACGAGATGCGCCGACTGGGGGCCTTCACCGGGTACCCGCCCGGCGGCACGCGCCAACGTTCCGGACCGCGTCCCGGCGCAAGCAGCAGTGGGACGACCGGTTCGGCGGGGGCCCAGGGGGGTGACGTCCGCTTCCAGGACTTCGACGTCGGCGGTCTTGGCGGGTTGGGCGATCTCTTCGGGAGCATCTTCGGCGGCAACGCGACCGGCGGGCGCGGACGGCAGCGCCCCTCGGAGCAGGGGCAGTCGGTCGAGACGACGCTCGAGGTTCCGTTCCGCACCGCGGCGACCGGGGGCAAGGTCCCGATCGAGCTGGAGGTGACCGAGGAATGCGCCAGCTGCAACGGGAGCGGCGCAGCCCCGGGGGCGACGGTGAAGGTCTGTCCCGAGTGCACGGGGCGGGGGACGATCTCCTTCGGCCAGGGAGGGTTCGCGGTGAATCGTCCGTGCCCGATGTGCATGGGGCGCGGGCAGGTGCCGAGCGAGCGCTGCCCGACGTGCAACGGGGCCGGTGACGTGCGCACGCGAAAGAAGGTGCTGATCACCGTCCCCTTCGGGGGCCGACACCGGGACCAAGATCCGGCTCAAGGGGCAGGGGGGGCGCGGGGCCAACGGCGGCCCGCCGGGCGACCTCGTGATCACGCTGCAGGTGCAGGACGACCGCTTCTACAAGCGCGAGGGGCTCGACCTCCTGGCCACCGTCCCGCTGAACATCGCGCAGGCCACGTTAGGCACGAAGATCTCCGTCCGCACGCTCGACGGGAAGAAGGTGTCGATCCGCATCCCGGCGGGGACGCCGAGCGGGAAGCGATTCCGCATTCGCTCGCAGGGGATCGAGAAGGAGGGGCACGTGGGGGACCTGATCGTGGAGACGAGCATCATCGTCCCCGACAAGCTGACCGAGGAGCAGGAGCGCCTGCTGCGGGAGTTCGCGGAGGCCGGAGGGCTCAAGTTCTAGGGGCGTCAGGCGAGACCAATCGCACGCGAGTGAGGGTGTCGCCGGAGGACTCGGGGGCGCCCGCGTTCGTCTCCCCCGGCCGGAGTCTCGAGCACGTCACGGCTGCATCGGGCGCGAGCGGGCGGGCGGGGGACGGGTTATTCTCTGGCATGATGCGCACACCCTCGGAAGTCCTGCGGCGGTTCGCAGGCGTGTTGCTGCTGGCGGGATGCGCGAAGGCGCCAGAGTCGGCGTCTCGCATCGCGCAGGCGCCCGTCGCGGCGCGCTCCACCCCGCTCATCATCGCGCACCGCGGGGCTAGCGGGCATCGGCCGGAGCACACGCTGGCGGCCTACGGGCTCGCCATCGAGCTGGGGGCCGACTTCGTCGAGCCGGACCTCGTCATGACCCGGGACCGCGTGCTCGTGGCGCGGCATGAGAATGAGATCGGCGGGACGACGAACGTTGCGGCGCGGTTTCCCGAGCGCCGTCGCAGCAAGGTGATCGACGGCGACACGGTGACCGGGTGGTTCACCGAGGACTTCACGCTGGCCGAACTCAAGTCGCTGCGGGCGAAGGAGCGGCTGCTGCAGCGCTCGCATGCCTGGGACGGCGAGTTCGAGATCCCCACCTTCGACGAAGTGCTCGCCTACGTGCGCGAGCGCGAGCGCGCCACGGGGCGCACGATCGGGGTGTATCCCGAGACGAAGCACCCGTCGTACTTCCGGGCGATCGGGCTCCCCCTCGAGGACTCGCTCCTGGCCGTGCTCGCGCGCCACGGCTATCGCCAGCGTGGTGATGCCGTCTTCATCCAGTCGTTCGAGGTCGGGAACCTCAAGGCGCTGCGCGCGCGCACGACGTTGCGCCTGGTGCAACTCGTCAATCTCGACGGCGTCCCCCCGGACGTTGCGGCTGCCGGAGGGACGACGCGCTACGCCGACCTGATCACCCCCGAGGGGCTGCGTGGGGTGGCGCGCTACGCCGACGCGATCGGGGCGCACAAGTGGCTCGTCCTGCCACGGGCCGTCGCCGGCGACACCTCGCGGGCCACCTCGCTCGTGCGCGATGCACACGCGGCGGGGCTCCTCGTGCACGTCTGGACCATGCGGTCGGATACGCCCGACCTCGCGCTCGGCTTCCTCGGCGACGCGGCGGCAGAGTGGCGCGCCTTTCGCGATGCCGGGGTGGACGGGATGTTCGGTGACTTCCCCGACGTGGGTGCAGCGGCGCTGCGCGGGGCCGCACCCGCCCGTCGTTAGGCTCTCGTCGCGCGCTGGGCGCGGCCGCGGGCCGTGCGCGGCGGCTGCCGGGGCGGCGACGGCTGGGCGAAGCGGGGCCGGGCGCGACGACCGCTGGGCGACGCAGCCGCCGGGCGCGATACAGCGGAGGCGGGGCGGTGCCATGCCACGCGTCCCCGCTCCGCCGCGGGCCGGAAATTGGCCCCATGCACCGGGTCGAATTGGCTCTCTACAAAGGACCATTCCGCACGTACGATTCACGCATGCCTGCGCCCTCCGCCAGTCGTCGTGCGTCGCGCGCCCGCGCCATCGCCGTGCTCACCAGTCCCGAGCGCGATGGGCGGCCGCTCTACGTGCAGCTTCACCAGCAGCTGCGCGAGCACATCCTGCGCGGCGACCTCGCCCCCGGGAGCCGGCTCCCGTCGGCCCGCACGCTCGCCTCCGACCTCCAGGTCTCGCGCAACACCGTGGAGGCGGCGATCGGGCAGCTCTGCGCCGAGGGGATGGTCGAGCGTCGCGTCGGCGTCGGGACGATCGTGGCGAACCTGGGTGCGGTCGCCCCGTTCGCGCGCCGAATGCGACTCGCCGCTGCGGGATCGCCGCCGCCGCAGAAAGGGGGACCCGCGCGACGGCGGGAGCTCTCGCCCAGGGGGGAGCGCCTTGCGGCCGGAGGGCAGGCCGAGCTCGATGCCGACGCGCGCACCGGTCCCTGCATGACCGATGTAGAGATCTTCCCGGCGCGCACCTGGCACCAGCTCCTCGCGCGCGTGGCGCGCGAACAGGACAACGGGTTGCTCCGTACCGGCGACGTGCAGGGCGATCCGTCGCTGCGGCGGGCCATCAGCGAGCACGCGCGCCTCACGCGCGGCGTGCGCTGCACGGCCGACGAGGTTGTCATCGTGCACAGCACGCAGCAGGCGCTCGACCTCACGAGTCGCCTCCTGCTCGCCGACGGCGAGAGCGTCTTGATGGAGGAGCCCGGCTACCGCAGTGCGCGCGCCGTGTTCACCGCGTCGGGCGCGCGCGTGATCGGGATCCCCGTCGACGACGATGGACTCCAGGCCGAGCGACTCCGCCTGCATCGTGACGCGCGGCTCCTGTACCTCACGCCGTCGCACCAGTACCCGCTGGGCGTCACGCTCGCGCTGCGGCGCCGGCTGGAGACGCTCGCCTGGGCACGCGACGCGGGGGCGTGGATCGTCGAGGACGACTACGACAGCGAGTTCCGCTACACCGGGCGCCCCATCGCGGCGATGCAGGGGCTCGACGACGCCGAGCGCGTTCTCTACCTGGGGACGTTCAACAAGGTGCTCTTTCCCGGCATTCGCCTGGCGTACCTCATTTTGCCGCGGGCGCTGGTGTCGGGCTTCCGGGCGGCGCGGCGCCTCACGGACGGCGCGCCGTCACCGCTGGTGCAGGCGGCGCTGGCGCGCTTCCTCTCCGAGGGGCACTTCGCCGCGCACCTGCGCAAGGCGCGCAAGCTGTACGAGGGACGCCGCAACCTGCTGGTGGAGCGGCTCGAGCAGCGGCTGGGCGCGCGTGGACGCGTCGGCATGAGCCAGACGGGATTGCACCTGGTGGTCCTGCTGCCGCCGGAACTCGACGACCAGTCGTTGGCCGACGCCGGCTCGGGCTTCGGGCTCGGCGTCGAGCCGCTCTCGTCGTTCTACGCCGGCGGACGCGAGGCGTCTTCGCAGCCCCGCGGGCTTCTGCTCGGCTTTGGCGGCGCCAGCGAGGCGGCGATTCGTCGTGGGGTCGATGCCATCGCCCGCGCCATGCCCGCTGTCACCACCGACCGCCGCCGCGCCTAACGGCGCACCGTCATCCCACGCCCGCGCCAGGCGCGTGGGCAACTCGTGTTCACCCGTCCCTTCCTTCGATGCCCGCATCCATCCTGGCTCGCCCCGCCGCCGACGAACACATCCCGTACTTCGGGCGGTACACCGCGCTCGTCCCACCCGGTGACCTCATCGCCCACGCCGAGGCGCAGGTGCTGGAGCTGCGCGCCCTGCTCTCGCCGTTGTCGGCGGAGCAGTCGCGCCATCGGTATGCCGAGGGGAAGTGGAGCATTCGTGAAGTGGTGGGGCACCTCACCGACGTCGAGCGGGTCTTCGCGTATCGGGCCACCGCGTTCTCGCGTCGCGATCCTGCTCCGCTCCCCGGGTACGATCAGGCGGCATGGCTCCCGATGGGCGAGTACGACGATCGGGCCCTCCCTGACCTCCTGGACGAATGGGAGTGCGCGCGTCGTGCGATGATTGCGCTCATGCGGGGGATGCCGGCGTCGGCACTCGGCGCGCGCGGCATCGCCAGCGACGCCGAGATCAGCGTGCTGGCCTTGCTGACGATCCCGGTGGGGCACGTCGCGTACCACGTGCAGCTGCTCGCGCGCGACTACGGCGTGGGCGCGGATCGTTAGGCCGTGCCACGACCGGTGGTCACGCTGCTCGACGTCGCGGACGCGGAGGCTGCCGAGACGGTGGCGCAGGGAATCCGGGACTTCAATGCGCAGCGCTGTGGCCCATCCCGCTCCGTCCCGCTCAACGCGATTCTGCGCGTCGACGAGCGCGTGGTGGGGGCGGTGCTCGGGCGCACCGTCTACGGCCACTGGCTCATCGAGGCCGTGTGGGTGCACGAGGGGCACCGCGGGCGAGGGGTCGGCCGCCAACTCCTCGAAGCGGCGGAGAGCGAAGCGCTTCGTCGTGGCGTGCGCGGGGCACAGGTCGACACGCTCTCGTTCCAGGCGGTCGGCTTCTATGCGACCTGTGGCTTCCGGGAAGTCGGGACGATCCCGGATTTTCCGCCCGGGCATACGAAACACTACCTCTTCAAGTCCTACGCGGACGCTTGAGGTGCGGGCGACGCGTTAGGCGGCGAGGACCGGGAGCGGGCCGCGGGCGCCGGCCGCGCGCTCGATGAAGCCACCGCCCAGCACGCGGCTGCCATCGTAGAGCACCAGCGACTGGCCCGGGGTGATGGCGGCGACGGGGTCGTCGAGGGCCAACTCGATCTCGTCGCCGTCGAGCCGGATGATCTCCCCCGCCGCGGGCGGCGCGCGATGCCGCACTTGCACCTGTACCCGGCTCCCGACGGCCGGCGCATCGACGAGCCAGTTGACCTCACGGGCCACGACGCCGCGCCCGAGCAGCGCCTCGCGCGGCCCGATGACGACGGCACGTGCCTCGGGGCGAATCGCCACCACGAACATCGGTTCGGCAAACCCACCGGGGATACCGCGGCGCTGCCCGATCGTGTAGCGCGCGTAACCCTCGTGCTCACCCACCACGCGGCCGTCCTCGAGCAGGATTGGGCCGCGCGCGAGCGCAGGGGCGTCGGCGCCCAGGCGCTGGCGGATGATCTTCGTGTGGTCGCCGTCGGGGACGAAGCAGATGTCCTGCGACTCCACCTTGTCGGCGACAATCAGCCCTAACGAGCGCGCCACCTCGCGCGTCTCGGCCTTGGTCTGGTGGCCGACGGGGAGCAGCATGCGCGGTACCACCTCGCGGTCGATCCCCCACAGGAAATAGGTCTGGTCCTTCGAACCGTCCACGCCGCGATGGAGGGCCCCGTCGAGCACGCGCGCGTAGTGCCCCGTGGCGATGTACGGCGCGTCGATGGCGTCGGCCTTGCGCAGCAGGTCGCGGAACTTCGTGAAGGTGTTGCAGCGCACGCACGGGATGGGGGTGCGCCCCGCCGAGTACTCCTGGACGAAGTTGTCGACCACGTCGTGCCCGAACGCGCTCTCGAGGTTGAGCACGTAGTGCGGGACCCCCAACGATTCGCAGATGCGTCGCGCGTCGTTGATCGAGTCCAGCGAGCAGCACGGCTTGTCAGGGACCTCGTCGCCGTAGCAGAAGAGCTTCATCGTCGCCCCCACCACGTCGTACCCCTGCGCGTGCAGGAGCGCGGCGGCGACGGAGGAGTCGACGCCGCCTGACATGGCGACCAGGACGCGCGGGCGGGATGACATCGGCTACTGGGGAGACGGGAGACGGGAGACGGGAGACTGGAGTGGCGACGCGATGGGCGCGTCGGCGGAGCTCCCGATCTCACTTC of Gemmatimonadota bacterium contains these proteins:
- a CDS encoding nucleotide exchange factor GrpE; its protein translation is MDDRQHSEQSAPPASEHDAPTAADAAHNASGDTATLTTHEELHRAVDEQRDKYLRLAAEYDNFRKRTVRERQESGWRAQGDLVAGLIDVLDDLTRFAHVDPATTDARTVVEGVGMVEKKLFKSLAGHGLEVVNPVEHPFDPALHEAITTTPALSEEEDHMVAQVFQLGYVFRGQLLRPARVVVKQWNG
- a CDS encoding DnaJ domain-containing protein, whose translation is MAPTKDYYAVLGVPSTASAEEIKKQYRRLAKKYHPDANPNDPKASDRFKEISEAYQTVGDAEKRKQYDEMRRLGAFTGYPPGGTRQRSGPRPGASSSGTTGSAGAQGGDVRFQDFDVGGLGGLGDLFGSIFGGNATGGRGRQRPSEQGQSVETTLEVPFRTAATGGKVPIELEVTEECASCNGSGAAPGATVKVCPECTGRGTISFGQGGFAVNRPCPMCMGRGQVPSERCPTCNGAGDVRTRKKVLITVPFGGRHRDQDPAQGAGGARGQRRPAGRPRDHAAGAGRPLLQARGARPPGHRPAEHRAGHVRHEDLRPHARREEGVDPHPGGDAEREAIPHSLAGDREGGARGGPDRGDEHHRPRQADRGAGAPAAGVRGGRRAQVLGASGETNRTRVRVSPEDSGAPAFVSPGRSLEHVTAASGASGRAGDGLFSGMMRTPSEVLRRFAGVLLLAGCAKAPESASRIAQAPVAARSTPLIIAHRGASGHRPEHTLAAYGLAIELGADFVEPDLVMTRDRVLVARHENEIGGTTNVAARFPERRRSKVIDGDTVTGWFTEDFTLAELKSLRAKERLLQRSHAWDGEFEIPTFDEVLAYVRERERATGRTIGVYPETKHPSYFRAIGLPLEDSLLAVLARHGYRQRGDAVFIQSFEVGNLKALRARTTLRLVQLVNLDGVPPDVAAAGGTTRYADLITPEGLRGVARYADAIGAHKWLVLPRAVAGDTSRATSLVRDAHAAGLLVHVWTMRSDTPDLALGFLGDAAAEWRAFRDAGVDGMFGDFPDVGAAALRGAAPARR
- a CDS encoding PLP-dependent aminotransferase family protein, whose amino-acid sequence is MPAPSASRRASRARAIAVLTSPERDGRPLYVQLHQQLREHILRGDLAPGSRLPSARTLASDLQVSRNTVEAAIGQLCAEGMVERRVGVGTIVANLGAVAPFARRMRLAAAGSPPPQKGGPARRRELSPRGERLAAGGQAELDADARTGPCMTDVEIFPARTWHQLLARVAREQDNGLLRTGDVQGDPSLRRAISEHARLTRGVRCTADEVVIVHSTQQALDLTSRLLLADGESVLMEEPGYRSARAVFTASGARVIGIPVDDDGLQAERLRLHRDARLLYLTPSHQYPLGVTLALRRRLETLAWARDAGAWIVEDDYDSEFRYTGRPIAAMQGLDDAERVLYLGTFNKVLFPGIRLAYLILPRALVSGFRAARRLTDGAPSPLVQAALARFLSEGHFAAHLRKARKLYEGRRNLLVERLEQRLGARGRVGMSQTGLHLVVLLPPELDDQSLADAGSGFGLGVEPLSSFYAGGREASSQPRGLLLGFGGASEAAIRRGVDAIARAMPAVTTDRRRA
- a CDS encoding DinB family protein, whose translation is MPASILARPAADEHIPYFGRYTALVPPGDLIAHAEAQVLELRALLSPLSAEQSRHRYAEGKWSIREVVGHLTDVERVFAYRATAFSRRDPAPLPGYDQAAWLPMGEYDDRALPDLLDEWECARRAMIALMRGMPASALGARGIASDAEISVLALLTIPVGHVAYHVQLLARDYGVGADR
- a CDS encoding GNAT family N-acetyltransferase produces the protein MPRPVVTLLDVADAEAAETVAQGIRDFNAQRCGPSRSVPLNAILRVDERVVGAVLGRTVYGHWLIEAVWVHEGHRGRGVGRQLLEAAESEALRRGVRGAQVDTLSFQAVGFYATCGFREVGTIPDFPPGHTKHYLFKSYADA
- the mnmA gene encoding tRNA 2-thiouridine(34) synthase MnmA, yielding MSSRPRVLVAMSGGVDSSVAAALLHAQGYDVVGATMKLFCYGDEVPDKPCCSLDSINDARRICESLGVPHYVLNLESAFGHDVVDNFVQEYSAGRTPIPCVRCNTFTKFRDLLRKADAIDAPYIATGHYARVLDGALHRGVDGSKDQTYFLWGIDREVVPRMLLPVGHQTKAETREVARSLGLIVADKVESQDICFVPDGDHTKIIRQRLGADAPALARGPILLEDGRVVGEHEGYARYTIGQRRGIPGGFAEPMFVVAIRPEARAVVIGPREALLGRGVVAREVNWLVDAPAVGSRVQVQVRHRAPPAAGEIIRLDGDEIELALDDPVAAITPGQSLVLYDGSRVLGGGFIERAAGARGPLPVLAA